In a single window of the Lebetimonas sp. JH292 genome:
- the lpxA gene encoding acyl-ACP--UDP-N-acetylglucosamine O-acyltransferase translates to MNNIKGKIGKNCKIGEGAIIDEFVEIGDNCIIDPYAVITGYTKIGNNNHIFSHAVIGSIPQDLKYNGEKTYLVIGDNNKIREFTLINPGTQGGGGVTKIGNNNLLMGYVHVAHDVIIGNNCILANAATLAGHVVLENNVVIGGMTPIHQFVKIGEFAMIAGASALSQDIPPYCLAEGNRAKLRGLNITGLRRKLENRNDIDELKKAYKELFESGKSLKDVAKKILENNHNKYVKHLCEFVLNSKRGIPYVRKM, encoded by the coding sequence ATGAATAATATAAAAGGTAAAATTGGTAAAAACTGTAAAATAGGCGAGGGTGCAATAATTGATGAATTTGTAGAAATAGGGGATAACTGTATAATAGACCCATATGCCGTAATTACGGGATATACAAAAATAGGAAATAATAATCATATATTTTCCCATGCAGTTATAGGAAGTATTCCTCAGGATTTAAAATATAACGGTGAAAAAACCTATCTTGTAATAGGTGATAATAATAAAATCCGTGAATTTACTTTAATAAATCCAGGGACCCAAGGCGGAGGTGGAGTGACAAAAATAGGGAATAACAACCTTTTAATGGGATATGTCCATGTGGCGCATGATGTAATAATAGGAAATAACTGTATTTTGGCAAATGCGGCAACTTTAGCTGGGCATGTGGTTTTAGAAAACAATGTTGTAATCGGGGGTATGACTCCGATTCACCAGTTTGTAAAAATAGGAGAATTTGCCATGATAGCTGGTGCAAGCGCTTTAAGCCAGGATATTCCTCCTTATTGTTTAGCTGAGGGAAACAGGGCGAAACTAAGGGGTCTTAATATTACAGGACTTAGGAGAAAGCTTGAGAACAGAAACGATATAGATGAACTTAAAAAAGCTTATAAAGAACTGTTTGAAAGCGGAAAATCGTTAAAAGATGTAGCAAAAAAAATATTGGAAAATAATCACAATAAATATGTAAAACATTTATGCGAGTTTGTATTAAATTCAAAAAGGGGAATACCGTATGTTAGAAAAATGTAG
- a CDS encoding Hpt domain-containing protein, whose protein sequence is MGIKDYLYSEFDSEIVDEFLMLYDVIEDNLDLLLEGLYTNPEAVNDLFRMFHNLKSATAYLKLKRISNYAHLIEDILDKVRGKEKIPKDVIDWLFDATAQIHKWYEDIENNRELSKLDMSILKKLPKV, encoded by the coding sequence GTGGGAATTAAAGATTATTTATACAGCGAGTTTGACAGCGAAATTGTAGATGAATTTTTAATGCTTTATGATGTTATAGAAGATAATCTGGATCTTTTATTAGAAGGATTATACACCAATCCGGAAGCTGTAAATGATCTTTTTAGAATGTTTCACAATTTAAAATCTGCCACTGCATATTTGAAACTTAAAAGAATTTCAAATTATGCCCATTTAATTGAAGATATTTTAGACAAAGTAAGAGGAAAAGAAAAAATTCCAAAAGATGTAATTGATTGGCTTTTTGATGCTACAGCTCAAATTCATAAATGGTATGAAGATATTGAAAACAATAGAGAATTAAGTAAACTGGATATGAGCATTTTAAAAAAACTTCCAAAGGTTTAA
- the dnaN gene encoding DNA polymerase III subunit beta, with translation MHIKIEKPLIESILSNIMGFTEKKDNTQITSHILLEADEELTIKATDKEIGIKLSTKCKILKKGKITLNAKKINNIVKALKNKEIEIISENEKITIIQDTSVYKLISFDPNQFPEFPTTDNLEKIDIKIDEFQDAIKKIYPVIDTNNPKYELNGALFDLKEKSNFVSTDTRRLALYYSNAKAKENKIIVPKRSIAEIKRIIRDDMKIFYDETYLILKNKNIFFFTKLINGKFPTYEKIIPKNLIYKLKIDKNEFLSHLKQISIVSTEVKITIRKDKIEFESISEESMQAKTSFDYNCDIEEFTFAVNSRYIIDFLTVIDKEDFILGLNEPNIPFILNSENFLTIVMPLNI, from the coding sequence ATGCATATCAAAATTGAAAAACCGTTAATAGAAAGCATATTATCAAATATAATGGGTTTTACTGAAAAAAAAGACAACACCCAGATAACATCACATATTTTATTAGAAGCAGATGAAGAACTAACTATAAAAGCCACAGATAAAGAAATAGGAATAAAGCTATCAACAAAATGTAAAATATTAAAAAAAGGTAAAATAACACTAAATGCAAAAAAAATAAACAATATCGTAAAAGCCCTTAAAAACAAAGAAATTGAAATAATTTCCGAAAATGAAAAAATAACAATAATCCAAGACACCTCCGTATATAAGTTAATTTCATTCGATCCTAACCAATTTCCTGAATTTCCAACAACAGATAATTTGGAAAAAATTGATATAAAAATAGATGAATTTCAAGATGCAATAAAAAAAATTTATCCGGTAATCGATACAAATAATCCGAAATATGAATTAAACGGGGCTTTATTTGATTTAAAAGAAAAATCAAATTTTGTTTCCACCGATACAAGAAGACTTGCACTTTATTATTCAAATGCAAAAGCAAAAGAAAATAAAATAATAGTACCTAAACGTTCAATTGCAGAAATTAAAAGAATTATCAGAGATGATATGAAGATTTTTTATGACGAGACTTATTTAATTTTAAAAAACAAAAACATATTCTTTTTCACCAAACTGATAAACGGAAAATTTCCTACTTATGAAAAAATTATACCAAAAAATCTGATATATAAATTAAAAATTGATAAAAATGAATTTCTTTCACATTTAAAACAGATAAGTATAGTCTCCACAGAAGTAAAAATTACAATAAGAAAAGACAAAATTGAATTTGAAAGTATATCAGAAGAAAGTATGCAGGCTAAAACAAGTTTTGATTACAACTGCGATATAGAAGAATTCACATTTGCCGTCAACAGCAGATATATAATAGACTTTTTAACTGTAATAGATAAGGAAGATTTTATCTTGGGGTTAAACGAACCAAATATTCCATTTATCTTAAACAGTGAGAATTTCCTGACAATAGTAATGCCTCTTAATATATGA
- the coaE gene encoding dephospho-CoA kinase (Dephospho-CoA kinase (CoaE) performs the final step in coenzyme A biosynthesis.) yields the protein MKNEKFKNAIVLTGGIGTGKSTVASLLKLYGYKIIDADKISRKIFNTKKEQIKKIFGTDDRKELRKIVFNDKDKLKTLEDIILPEVKKRVLELAKKYEKDGVVYFVDLPLFFEKQNYPEFDKVLVVYTPKDFQIKRVIKRDKVDEKGALSIINNQMNIEEKKLKADFVIDNSKDLKHLQKEIEKFLNML from the coding sequence ATGAAAAATGAAAAATTTAAAAACGCCATTGTTTTGACAGGAGGCATAGGTACCGGCAAAAGCACCGTTGCATCTTTACTAAAACTTTACGGATATAAAATAATAGATGCAGATAAAATAAGCAGAAAAATTTTTAACACAAAAAAAGAACAGATAAAAAAAATTTTTGGAACAGATGACAGAAAAGAGCTTAGAAAAATAGTTTTTAACGACAAAGATAAATTAAAAACACTTGAAGATATAATTTTGCCGGAAGTAAAAAAACGGGTATTAGAACTTGCCAAAAAATATGAAAAAGATGGTGTTGTTTATTTTGTAGACTTGCCACTTTTTTTTGAAAAACAAAATTATCCTGAGTTTGACAAAGTTTTAGTTGTATATACCCCAAAAGATTTTCAAATAAAAAGAGTAATAAAGAGGGATAAAGTAGATGAAAAAGGGGCTTTATCAATTATAAACAATCAAATGAATATTGAAGAAAAAAAACTTAAAGCTGATTTTGTAATAGATAACTCCAAAGATTTAAAACATTTGCAAAAAGAGATTGAAAAATTTTTAAATATGCTATAA
- the gyrB gene encoding DNA topoisomerase (ATP-hydrolyzing) subunit B produces MGEYKAKNIRVLKGLEAVRKRPGMYIGDTGVRGLHHLVYEVVDNSIDEAMAGYANKIKVKILRDGSAEIEDNGRGIPVDIHPDEKIPAATVVLTVLHAGGKFDNKTYKVSGGLHGVGVSVVNALSKKLIMTIKRNGKIYNQEFERGKPVTDLEIIGDTNRTGTSIRFWPDDEIFETTEFKSEILKKRLKELAYLNPNITIYFENENDGVKEIYHYEGGIKDFVKTLTNKECITDVIYTNDRYEDEEKALDLEIALCYDSGYDEKVLSFVNNIKTPEGGTHESGFKAGLSKAVINYINKNMKLKDNIKITGDDVKEGINAIISVKMSEPQFEGQTKGKLGSSYVKPITQKVTYEFLTRYFEENPNNAKIIADKAIAASRSRLAAKRARDLTRKQAKVGVGTLPGKLADCQSKDAGESELYLVEGDSAGGSAKQGRDRVFQAILPLRGKILNTQKSTDAKALSSEEIKNIITALGTGIGPDFDIEKIRYNKIIIMTDADVDGSHIQTLIMTFFFNHLREVIENGYLYIAQPPLYRYKKGKIEKYLKDEKELNEFLIEQGINSIDITGVGKPELKELLKNAAYYKLLLEKLSIRFNIPEVIRYLVEHDGVDRLEEYLKSIGFNVISKHNNHYYIQTTRGLEEITIDEKLLNHPLFIEAKKIFNKLKEYKDLIEGDYLELLDEVVAKARKGANIQRYKGLGEMNPEQLWETTMNPENRVLVQVTMEDAEEAAKKFELFMGSEVAPRREYIQANAKEVENLDV; encoded by the coding sequence ATGGGTGAATACAAAGCTAAAAATATAAGAGTTCTAAAAGGACTTGAAGCTGTCAGAAAAAGACCGGGAATGTATATCGGTGATACCGGTGTAAGAGGTCTTCATCATCTGGTTTATGAAGTGGTTGATAATTCAATAGATGAAGCGATGGCAGGATATGCTAATAAGATAAAAGTAAAAATTCTTAGAGACGGCAGTGCGGAAATAGAAGATAACGGAAGAGGAATTCCCGTTGATATACATCCGGACGAAAAAATACCGGCTGCCACCGTTGTTTTAACGGTACTTCACGCCGGAGGAAAATTTGATAATAAAACATATAAAGTTTCAGGCGGACTCCACGGGGTAGGGGTGTCTGTAGTAAATGCCCTAAGTAAAAAACTGATAATGACTATTAAAAGAAACGGAAAAATATATAATCAGGAATTTGAAAGAGGCAAACCCGTAACCGATTTAGAAATAATAGGAGATACAAACAGAACAGGTACATCAATAAGATTCTGGCCGGATGATGAAATATTTGAAACCACTGAATTTAAAAGTGAAATTCTAAAAAAAAGACTAAAAGAATTAGCTTATCTTAATCCGAATATTACTATTTATTTTGAAAATGAAAATGACGGCGTTAAAGAAATTTATCATTATGAAGGCGGAATAAAAGATTTTGTAAAAACTCTTACAAACAAAGAGTGCATTACGGATGTTATTTATACAAATGACCGTTATGAAGATGAAGAAAAAGCATTGGATTTGGAAATTGCTTTATGTTATGACAGCGGTTATGATGAAAAGGTTTTAAGTTTTGTAAACAATATTAAAACACCGGAGGGAGGAACGCATGAAAGCGGATTTAAAGCGGGGCTCTCTAAAGCGGTGATTAATTATATAAATAAAAATATGAAACTTAAAGACAATATAAAAATTACAGGTGATGATGTAAAAGAAGGAATCAATGCAATAATCAGCGTTAAAATGAGCGAGCCTCAGTTTGAAGGACAGACGAAAGGAAAACTTGGAAGCAGCTATGTAAAACCGATTACACAAAAAGTTACTTATGAATTTTTAACAAGATATTTTGAAGAAAATCCAAACAATGCAAAAATAATAGCGGATAAAGCAATAGCAGCATCAAGAAGCAGACTTGCCGCAAAAAGAGCAAGGGATCTGACAAGAAAACAGGCAAAAGTCGGTGTCGGAACGCTTCCTGGAAAATTAGCGGACTGCCAAAGCAAAGATGCAGGTGAATCCGAATTGTATTTGGTTGAAGGAGACAGTGCCGGAGGTAGTGCAAAACAGGGACGTGACAGGGTTTTTCAGGCAATCCTTCCTCTTAGGGGAAAAATTTTAAATACTCAAAAATCTACGGATGCCAAGGCTCTGAGCAGCGAAGAGATTAAAAACATAATTACAGCACTTGGTACTGGAATAGGTCCTGATTTTGATATAGAAAAAATCAGATACAATAAAATTATTATAATGACCGATGCGGATGTGGACGGAAGCCATATCCAAACGCTTATTATGACATTTTTCTTTAATCATTTAAGAGAAGTAATCGAAAACGGTTATTTATATATAGCCCAACCGCCTTTATACAGATACAAAAAAGGTAAAATTGAAAAATATCTTAAAGACGAAAAAGAACTGAATGAATTTTTAATTGAACAGGGTATAAATTCCATAGATATTACAGGAGTGGGAAAACCGGAACTCAAAGAATTACTCAAAAATGCGGCTTATTATAAACTGCTGCTTGAAAAATTATCAATCAGGTTTAATATTCCTGAAGTCATAAGATATTTGGTAGAGCATGACGGAGTTGACAGACTTGAAGAATATCTAAAATCAATTGGATTCAATGTTATTTCAAAACATAATAATCATTATTATATTCAAACAACAAGAGGACTTGAAGAGATAACAATTGATGAAAAACTTCTTAATCATCCTTTGTTTATAGAAGCTAAAAAAATTTTTAATAAATTAAAAGAATATAAAGATTTGATTGAAGGTGATTATTTGGAATTATTGGATGAGGTGGTTGCCAAAGCAAGAAAAGGTGCTAATATACAAAGATATAAAGGTTTAGGAGAAATGAATCCAGAACAGCTTTGGGAGACTACAATGAATCCGGAAAACAGGGTATTGGTGCAGGTAACCATGGAAGATGCCGAAGAAGCGGCCAAAAAATTTGAACTGTTTATGGGAAGCGAAGTGGCACCGAGAAGAGAATATATCCAGGCTAATGCAAAAGAAGTTGAAAACTTAGATGTATAA
- the queF gene encoding preQ(1) synthase, producing the protein MKYGEKEIVEFNPDNMEIWPNKNKKNYLIKITLPEFMCKCPRSGYPDFATIYLEYIPDDWVVELKALKLYINSFMNRYISHEDAANEIFDTLYNKLKPKYMKITMDFNPRGNVHTVIEIDSEKIKNFSIFPLF; encoded by the coding sequence TTGAAATACGGTGAAAAAGAGATAGTTGAGTTTAATCCAGACAATATGGAAATATGGCCGAATAAAAATAAAAAAAATTATTTAATTAAAATTACTTTACCTGAATTTATGTGCAAATGTCCAAGAAGCGGATATCCAGATTTTGCAACTATTTATCTTGAATATATTCCTGATGATTGGGTGGTTGAGTTAAAAGCCTTAAAACTTTATATAAATTCTTTTATGAACAGATACATTTCCCACGAAGATGCAGCTAACGAAATTTTTGATACACTTTATAACAAACTAAAACCAAAATATATGAAAATTACAATGGATTTTAACCCAAGAGGAAATGTTCATACAGTAATTGAAATAGACAGCGAAAAAATAAAAAATTTTTCTATTTTTCCTCTTTTTTAA
- a CDS encoding FAD-dependent thymidylate synthase: MKITALKTNYKPTDIAVGSARSCYFGKNIITPEDVAKWDKKNELLNSIFKAGHHTTLMHYHFTFLIEGMSRLLIWRLLHSHPFYNSEQVSQRYAKMKVDNFTYPKNCNKESWQNYYETMFNYYEKLIEKLTPVIEQILPKFQKKSAKKKAQEFARYLLPMGMNAHLYHTVNVITALRYITAVKVIPEAKEEANDFVNQLKQQMLKIDENLAPLIEFAENEKVIFPEIDIERIKEKHNIKEKVKVFDIVDYDFNLNANYAGVMRLSSMYLDESILGSFNSYIKLSLSADAQNQRHRRSPAVRAKLEDIYKRDFYIPIIIAEIEINIYIKKQLNIHMIFLKKRKKI, translated from the coding sequence ATGAAAATAACGGCTCTAAAAACTAATTATAAACCGACAGATATAGCAGTAGGAAGTGCCAGGAGCTGCTATTTTGGAAAGAATATTATAACTCCTGAAGATGTGGCTAAGTGGGATAAAAAAAATGAACTTTTAAATTCTATTTTTAAAGCAGGGCATCATACAACCCTAATGCATTATCATTTTACTTTTTTAATTGAAGGAATGAGCAGGCTTTTAATTTGGAGATTACTTCATTCTCACCCTTTTTATAATTCAGAACAAGTATCTCAAAGATATGCAAAAATGAAAGTTGATAATTTTACTTATCCTAAAAATTGTAATAAAGAATCTTGGCAAAATTATTATGAAACAATGTTTAATTATTATGAAAAATTAATAGAAAAGCTAACTCCTGTAATTGAACAAATCCTTCCTAAATTTCAAAAAAAATCAGCAAAGAAAAAAGCACAGGAATTTGCAAGATATCTTTTGCCAATGGGAATGAATGCCCATCTTTATCATACAGTTAATGTAATTACAGCCCTAAGATATATAACAGCCGTCAAGGTAATTCCTGAAGCTAAAGAAGAAGCAAATGATTTTGTAAATCAGTTAAAACAGCAAATGCTTAAAATTGATGAAAATTTAGCGCCTTTAATTGAATTTGCAGAAAATGAAAAAGTAATTTTTCCAGAAATTGATATAGAGAGAATAAAAGAAAAACATAATATAAAAGAAAAAGTTAAGGTTTTTGATATTGTGGATTATGATTTTAATTTAAATGCAAATTATGCAGGTGTTATGAGGCTTAGCAGTATGTATTTAGATGAAAGTATACTTGGAAGCTTTAATTCATATATAAAACTATCTCTTTCAGCTGATGCCCAAAATCAAAGACACCGCCGCTCACCTGCTGTAAGAGCAAAACTTGAAGATATTTATAAAAGAGATTTTTATATTCCTATTATAATAGCTGAAATAGAGATAAATATTTATATAAAGAAGCAGTTGAATATTCATATGATTTTTTTGAAAAAGAGAAAAAAAATTTAG
- the fabZ gene encoding 3-hydroxyacyl-ACP dehydratase FabZ, with amino-acid sequence MVYNINEIQEMLPHRYPFLLVDRITSVKTGEYVEGFLNISITNAVFQGHFPGHPIYPGVLIIEGMAQTGAVLPFTVMDKKELKNKVVYFMSIDNAKFRKPVRPGDRLEYRVSTVKQRGKIWMLHGEAYIDNEIVAEADLKAMIMDK; translated from the coding sequence ATGGTTTATAATATTAATGAAATTCAGGAAATGCTTCCGCACAGATATCCTTTTTTACTGGTAGACAGAATTACCAGTGTAAAAACAGGAGAATATGTGGAAGGTTTTCTTAATATTTCTATTACAAACGCTGTATTTCAGGGGCATTTTCCGGGCCATCCCATATATCCAGGTGTTTTAATAATTGAAGGTATGGCTCAAACCGGAGCAGTTTTACCTTTTACTGTAATGGATAAAAAAGAGTTAAAAAACAAAGTCGTATATTTTATGAGTATAGATAATGCAAAATTCAGAAAACCGGTAAGACCAGGGGACAGATTGGAATACAGGGTTTCAACTGTTAAACAAAGAGGGAAAATCTGGATGCTTCACGGGGAAGCATATATAGATAATGAAATTGTAGCCGAAGCTGATTTAAAAGCTATGATAATGGATAAATAA
- a CDS encoding spermidine synthase: MSQIKKEMMALIGACVSEGTKVLAPSEFNNEFKKIITAKFDIFNEDSEEKYDLIIEDTPTDYIRIYQKLNDKGIYITTAESLTDKALFENLSKVFYIVLPYYYIEDNKIHALVFASKKPHPTADIIRHRSDFVENAYYYHTDIHLASFVMPKHIFEEIKDVIKL; the protein is encoded by the coding sequence ATGAGTCAAATTAAAAAAGAGATGATGGCTTTAATCGGCGCTTGTGTCAGCGAGGGAACAAAGGTTTTAGCTCCAAGTGAATTTAATAATGAGTTTAAAAAAATAATAACTGCTAAATTTGATATTTTCAATGAAGACAGCGAAGAAAAATATGATCTTATAATAGAAGATACACCCACAGATTATATAAGGATATATCAAAAACTAAACGACAAAGGCATATATATTACTACAGCTGAGAGTTTAACAGATAAGGCTTTGTTTGAAAATTTAAGCAAAGTTTTTTATATAGTGCTTCCATATTATTACATTGAAGATAATAAAATCCATGCACTTGTATTTGCAAGCAAAAAACCTCACCCTACAGCCGATATCATTAGACACAGAAGCGATTTTGTAGAAAATGCATATTATTATCATACTGACATTCATTTGGCTTCTTTTGTAATGCCAAAACATATTTTTGAAGAAATAAAAGACGTTATAAAATTATAA
- a CDS encoding RsmB/NOP family class I SAM-dependent RNA methyltransferase: MQKVFEDRINKINPQILKGLKEKKEFSFRINRHKADLEVINELRSEGFNPKKVGWSENVYTLPIEERKKITKSSAYTQNKIYIQNLSSIIAALSLRISENDWVFDLAAAPGGKSLIFSEMAKKVSAVEPDKKRFFRMKRNFKEHGVKNIQTYNKDGRFVYKATGEMFDKVFLDAPCSSEAHIDGEVTWWNLKRVKRFSKLQKELLSSAFNSLKPGGEMIYATCTFSPEENEENIDFLLNKFPNAEILEVNLPIDNIQEGITKWEDKTFSKEVKKAIRILPAGAYSGFFFCKIKKN; encoded by the coding sequence TTGCAAAAGGTATTTGAAGATAGAATTAATAAAATAAATCCTCAGATTTTAAAAGGTCTGAAAGAGAAAAAAGAATTTTCTTTTAGGATAAACAGGCATAAAGCCGATTTAGAAGTAATTAATGAGCTAAGAAGCGAAGGATTTAATCCTAAAAAAGTAGGATGGAGTGAAAATGTTTATACTTTGCCTATTGAGGAGAGAAAAAAAATAACAAAATCATCCGCATATACACAAAATAAAATATATATTCAAAACCTTTCATCAATTATTGCGGCTCTTAGTTTGAGGATTAGTGAAAACGACTGGGTTTTTGATCTGGCGGCGGCCCCCGGGGGAAAGAGTTTAATTTTCAGCGAGATGGCAAAAAAGGTAAGTGCTGTTGAGCCTGATAAAAAGAGATTTTTCAGAATGAAAAGAAATTTTAAAGAACATGGTGTAAAAAATATTCAGACATATAATAAAGACGGAAGATTTGTATATAAAGCAACAGGAGAGATGTTTGATAAAGTGTTTTTAGATGCTCCATGCAGCAGCGAAGCACACATTGACGGGGAGGTTACATGGTGGAATTTAAAAAGGGTAAAAAGATTTTCAAAGTTACAAAAAGAACTTTTAAGTTCTGCTTTTAACTCTTTAAAGCCTGGCGGTGAGATGATTTATGCAACTTGTACATTTTCTCCTGAAGAAAATGAGGAAAATATTGATTTTTTATTAAATAAATTTCCTAATGCTGAAATTTTAGAAGTTAATTTGCCAATTGATAATATTCAAGAAGGTATAACCAAATGGGAAGATAAAACATTTAGCAAAGAAGTAAAAAAGGCAATAAGAATTCTGCCCGCTGGAGCATATAGCGGCTTTTTCTTCTGTAAAATAAAAAAAAATTAA
- a CDS encoding epoxyqueuosine reductase QueH: MVVHLCCSVDAGYFIKRLKKDYPDEKITGYFYDPNIHPYSEFKLRSLDTKRICEKLGVEYIEGEYDYESWLKAVKGYEKEPEKGIRCSICFVHSLERAARFAKKIGVNKITTSLLMSPMKSQEQLASIGKAVKRKYDVDFLVVDYRKKGGTQEQQLYAKENQVYRQDYCGCIYGIWQQKQNQEIIDELISPFPFQILLSSIEERLNFYENRMKFEEKGVEYKIEKESFLNYRLLRQSVKFKVKSEIIYSYVLFYSYLDRKQRVRIEYIKDEIGYANRANIIFIPIKKVNEILNKNYKNVKELFSKPLNIEEELKIRNIITNTPFNLSPIIVLDKLTDKTMDIKIEAKIYPDTREILI; encoded by the coding sequence ATGGTTGTACATTTATGTTGCAGTGTGGATGCCGGATATTTTATAAAAAGGCTAAAAAAGGATTATCCGGATGAAAAAATTACAGGTTATTTTTACGACCCAAATATCCATCCATACAGCGAATTTAAATTAAGAAGCTTAGATACAAAAAGAATTTGTGAAAAACTTGGGGTTGAATATATTGAGGGTGAATATGATTATGAAAGCTGGTTAAAGGCTGTAAAAGGTTATGAAAAAGAGCCTGAAAAAGGAATTAGATGTTCAATTTGTTTTGTCCATTCCCTTGAAAGAGCGGCAAGGTTTGCTAAAAAAATAGGGGTAAATAAAATTACAACTTCGCTTCTTATGTCTCCGATGAAATCCCAGGAGCAGCTGGCATCAATCGGAAAAGCGGTAAAAAGAAAATATGATGTCGATTTTTTAGTAGTTGATTACAGGAAAAAAGGAGGTACGCAAGAGCAGCAGTTATATGCAAAAGAAAATCAAGTTTACAGGCAGGATTACTGCGGATGTATTTACGGAATTTGGCAGCAAAAACAAAATCAGGAAATTATTGATGAGTTAATATCTCCTTTTCCATTTCAGATACTTCTCTCAAGCATAGAAGAGAGACTGAATTTTTATGAAAATAGAATGAAGTTTGAAGAAAAAGGAGTTGAATATAAAATTGAAAAAGAGAGCTTTTTAAATTACAGACTGCTTCGTCAAAGTGTAAAATTTAAAGTGAAAAGTGAAATAATTTATAGTTATGTTTTATTTTATTCATATTTAGATAGAAAACAAAGGGTTAGAATTGAATATATAAAAGATGAAATAGGGTATGCGAACAGGGCAAATATAATATTTATCCCAATTAAAAAAGTAAATGAAATTTTGAATAAAAATTATAAAAATGTTAAAGAGCTTTTTTCAAAACCTTTAAATATAGAAGAAGAATTAAAAATTAGAAATATTATTACAAACACACCGTTTAATCTATCGCCTATAATAGTTTTAGATAAACTGACGGATAAAACAATGGATATAAAAATAGAAGCTAAAATATATCCTGACACACGGGAAATTTTGATATAA